Within Ovis aries strain OAR_USU_Benz2616 breed Rambouillet chromosome 11, ARS-UI_Ramb_v3.0, whole genome shotgun sequence, the genomic segment GGGCTTACTCACAAACCAGATCCCCATTTTTCAGTGACTGATGGTCCTTGAACACGGCAGTACACTGAACTGGGCCTCCAGTGAGGGGCGGCGAACATAACCATCAAGTCCGACCAAGCCCCCCACAGCCCTGCCCAGGGGAGATGGCCAGTCAGGCGGGTGCCCCTTCCAGGGGCTGACTCAGCACACCTGCCCTGGGATGATGGGTGGGGAGGGCTTCTGACCGGGACAAATACTCTAGGCGGccctttaaaaatgagaaattactTCTAGAAAGTATTAAAAACCGTTAAGATCATCTCAAACAAGCATTAACGAATAGGACAAGATCAAAAGgtgagttttctctttttactgGTTTATAATAATCTTAAAAACCCCATCACACCCATAAACCACCACAGGTGAGAGGATGAGGGAGACGGAGAATGAATGCTACAGTATGTGGACGGCGGGAGACCCAGATTATTCTCTAGGGGCAGTGTGGAATGGAGGCGAGGGTGTGGGTAGAGGCCCTGGCGTGGACCCTTATTGCTGGTTGGGGGTTGGCTGGCAGAGGGGAAGAGGGGCTCAGGGTGAACTAGGAAACATCTCCCACCAAAGGTGAGGGTAGTGGGGAGCGGGGGGTCACAGTACATTTTCCATGCAGACTAGGGGTGGGAGTGAGAGCTTCAGATGCACCCCTACACAGGAAGAGATGGGTTTGAGGTTTGATTTTTAAGCCCCCAAGTTGGTGCCTGGTCCAATTTCCTAAAATGGCAGCTCACCTTTTGGGGAGAGAGGCATTGGAAGAAAATTACAGCAAAAATATCTGGTTTAGAGATCAAGCAGGGGATAAGCTGAGACAGTGGTGTCCTTTCAGAGAATTTAACTCGAGAAGCAAGAACTGGAAGGGGCCTCTGGGTGAGATGGTGGCCaacacagtgggagaaggcatCACACCAGGAGAAGGCATCACACCAGATGCTGGCGCTCCTGGGGGCTCAGGACAGGAAGGTACCAGTGTCTACAGACGGCAGCAAAACAATGAGGAACAATAAATTAGGACTTTCATGTTGCTATCATTTGGCATAACACAATCAggcatttttttccttgttttttctttttaaatataaggcAACTTGCCaacacataatttaaaaactggTCTTCAGTCACATTGCTTCAGATCACTAGAGAATTTCTGGCTAAAGAACAGTGGATAGTACAGTAAACAAAACCAAGAATCTTAAATAACATCAGCTCACATTCCCCAGAGACAAGATGAAAGGGTAGGGCTTATAtggtttaaagggaaaaaaaaaaacccgcccAACTATGTATCTTTAACAGGAGGGTGCAAACCATTACAACAAAACATAATCTAAGTTACAGAAAAGCTAAAAATTTCTAGCCAACTAACTGCCACCTGGGAATGACACTGAGCGTGGAGTGGGTGAGGGAAGGGCGAGGGGCAGGAGGGGCTGTTTCCAATAGAGGCCCATCTCCAGCTGTTGGAACCATGCTCATTTGGTAAAGGAGAAGTCAAAGAGCTTAAGGCTTtgagttttttttccttcattaaacTGAGGGGCTGTGGAAGGTGACTAGACAGTGAATGTACCTGTGGGGCCGCTCACACACATTGCTACTCAAACCCACGCTACATTCATACAGAAACAGGACGTTTAAAACTTACAGTGTAGAGCAATATTCTTAGCCAGTGTAGAGAACCAAATgcagtttaacttttttttcagtgtttttaattCCAAACTCCAATGTGATCATCCTATACCTACTACTAATTCCTCAAGTAAGactggctttttgttttgtttgtgaggGCGGAGTGGGGCGTGAGGGCAGCAGGTGACTCAGGAGACAAACAGTGAGGAAGGTCTTGGATAAGCCAGATGTCCTGGCATTGCTCTAGGGAAGGAAAGGGAGTTAGGAACCAAGGTATCAATACAAAGACAGGTtccccggccgctgcccctgcaATGTCCCAAGGCCACGGCCACATGCTTGCAGGATGCCCTTGAGGAGTGTGGCAAGGATGAGTGCAATGGCTCTGGGTTCAATGCAGGTGTAAAAATAAAGCCTTGAGGAAGGGCTGGGAGGAGATGCAGACCTGGTCAGTTTTGATTTGAGGTCTTTGGGTAAATAAGAAATCGGCTCCCAGGGCACTTGGGAAGTCTGGCTTCTTAgtcccagaaagagagagagagagacagggagaggccTAGCTTAGGCAGCTGGATGCTGACTACTACCTCGCCTGGGGACCCTTCCCTTAGCCCATACCTCAGTCCTAAGGGCAACAGTGAGAGGTGCAGGTAAAGAGGAAAGGAGGCTGGTAGAAAATGGTGGGCAGGAGGTGGTGGGGAGATGGGGCAGGAACTGGACTGATAGGCAGGCAATGGAGAGTCAAGCCGGGAGTTGAGATTAGATCCCAACATAAACCCAAAAGTTGCTGGGGCTGGTACGGGTGAAGATGAGGGCAAAAAGGACCCCCCTCTGTCCTCAATTAGATCCCACTAGATTCCCTTTCTTAGACATCTAAGAATGATCACGTTGGAGCAGTGAAACTTTGAAACTATCCAATTACTCAAAAGTAAGACTAAACCTAGAAGGGTGACGTATGACGTGGAACTGGAGGGCACCAGGGCTCCCTATCTATACCCTGGGTGCTGAATATGAAGACTTCGACTATCTGTGGGGTCAGGGGCTCGGGTGCCAGGGGCTCGGTGGGCCTTGGTCAGCATGGCCAGGCTCTGTTCTCGGAAGCAGGCCTGCTGGAAATCCCCACTTAGGTAATCCACCGTTTGTATCAAGCTGTTCTGGCTTGCCACTGGACCGCCCCCAGTCCCTGCCCGGAAGTGGGCCCCAGCAGCCACCGCCGCACAGTCAAGGGGTGCGCCCGCGGGCTGCCCGCCGTGGAACGGCACGGCGGGGTCCTGAGACCCCGAGCTGTCGCTATTGGGAGTGGGCAGAATGTTGTTCCACAGGGGCTGGAAGTAGTGGCCATTGGGGTAGGCCAGCGGGGCGGCCGGGCCGTTGACGGGTGGGGACGGGGTTGGCTTCTCCAGGGGTGGCTTCAGATGGAAAGACTGTGCCAGGCAGAGTTCCTGCGGGTAGGCAGGGGCCTTGCCCACCAAGCCAGGCCCTGCCAACTCGCGTCCTGCCGCATGCTTGCCTGTCAGGCCAGGGGCCGGCGTCCCACCGGCCTCACCGCACATCTGCTGCAGGTGGGCCAGCTGGTGCTGGTTCCAGGCGACTGGCTTGAGGTCGCTAGGGTAGCCAGTGGGGGCACGCGAGAGGCCCGCGGGCAGGTTGACGGGGCCTGCAGTGGGCAGCGCGGCGCTGGCCGCGTGGGTGTGCTCCATGGGATTGACCACACATGAAGGCATTGGTGTGGGGACGCTGTGGGTCGACACCCGAGTGCTTGCATTGATGAGCAGACTGCGACTAATGGGGCTGGGGTTGGCGATCTGGCCCTCACACACTGAGGTAGTGCTGACGCCCGCCCGCGTCTGGCAAAACTGGTTGATCTGGTGCACGATGCTGCTCAGGTCCGGGGGCTGGCTGTGCTGCAGGGTGGCCGCCATTGAAAGGGGGATAGTTGAGGTAGACACAGTCACATTTGGGGGGGCATCTGAGTCTGGCATCTTCCGGCCTCCATGCAGCAAGGGAGTGGGGGGGTGCTGGAGACCCTGGTGAGAGAGGGCCTGAGGGTGGACCAAGCCCTGGGTCTGAGCCATGGGCTGAGGGTGGCCCAGGCCCTGAGGCTGTTGGAGGCTCTGGGGATGGGACAGCGCCTGGGGTGGCGGGATACCCTGAGGGTGCTGCAGCGCCTGGGGAGGGGCGTGGGCCAGGGTCTGTGCGTGCTGCAGGGCCTGCTGGCGGGCCAGAgcctgggcctgggggtgggCTAAAGTGCTGGGTGCCACAGTAGCATAGGGCGCCACTGGGGGGTTCATGATGGCCTCGGGGAGCAACCGGGCTCGGGTGCCGTCAAAGTCCTTGAGTATGCTTTTGGCTGGCACTTTGACAATGGCCAGCAGGCCTGCCCTGGTGGCAGCCTGAGTCGGGTAGGGGCTGTAGCGCTGGGCCGATGTGTCCAGGCCGTTCACAGTACGACGAACGTGTTTCCGCTGGGGAACCTTCACACTGTTGGGGAAGATTTTTATAGTCAGTGGGTTGTTTGCGACCTTCTTAGCATACGCGTCCAATTCGGCTGGGGTGGGGTAGTGAGCAGTTCTCATTTTCTGTGTAGTGTCCcctagagagagagaaggggaaggagagcagagaaggagagggagctCGTCAGTGCCAAGCCAACCAGCCCTCCTAGCTTCCTGCCTGCAGCCTGCAGGGCAGGGTGCATGGGGCGTCAGGCTGAGCCTCCAGCTTGGAGCCAGCCTCAGCCCCAACAGAAACAAGCCTGGCTAGCATGCAGTGGGCATGTCTCATGAGCTAGGGCTCATGCTGAGTGCCAGGCTATCTCCATGAACCCCCGCTACTGTGTTAGGAGGCAGGTACTATCATGATGGTCCCTCTTCACAAATGAGGTCACTAAAGATCAGAAGAGCAGAGCAACTTTCCAAAGTCTCGCATCTTAGAGAGCCGGAACTGGGCCAATTATCACGCAGAAGTCTCTCCAAGTTCCTACCGGCCCCTGCTGGCCTGGAGTTTGGAGGTTCTAAGCAGGGCTGCTTGTCAGGGCCACTCAGACCCTGCCGGGTGACACCCTGGGGAAGAGGGCACCCAGAGTGGCTCCTCTTCGGTCTGCGGGGGCCAGTGAGGCGTCAGCTTTCTCGGCAGCGGCAGCTGGAGCACTGTGCCCACGGGGTGGGCATCCTGGCACAGGAGACAGGATGCTTCTTTTTTCAGGGGCAGAGGAGCGAGCTGCCAacatcccttccccacccccatgtcACAAGTTCACTTTTGTTTACAGCTTACTCTCAGCCTGACTGGGTGAAGATcaaaaagctttatttatttccttgtgGGGGGCGACAATAATGACAGGGCTGCAGGGAGGGAACTGAGGAGAAAGGATTCAGAGCATCTTGAAGTTCTGAGAGCCAAAAATAGTCTGTATTCGGCCCCTGTCAGCTGTCACTTTccgaaatgaaagaggaaaaacctGCCCTCCTTTGGAGACTGCGGAAACACCGTTCAATGGGCCTCCGCTCAATGGGCCTCATTAATGCTAACAGCCTCTTTGTTCCCATCTCCAGTCGCCTCCCATCAGGGGGCTCCAGCGGATGTCGTGCTTGCAGTCAAAAAGGAAAAGGTTCTGAGAACAAGAGCTCTTtaagcttgccaggctcctggcAAGGGGTCTTAGCACCATTCTCCCTTTCTCCGAGGGAGGGTCTCCCCTGAGTATACACAGAAGGTGCTTAATAAAGGCTTGCTGAGTAAGTACACAGACTccccaaagcagaaaaaaaaaaggaggggtgcGCTTGGCTGGGAGCCTGGGTTCAGCTAGCTGCCTCCCTCCCTACTTCCTCCCTGTGCTGGAGGCGGCCAGGGCAGACCAAGGACTAAGCTGACCAAATGCCTGGCTTGTGGCCTCAGCTGGCTTGGCCCAAAGGAGACCCCATTCAAAGTCATGTCGCTGGGCATCACTGAACAGAAGTCGTCTAGTGAGTGCTAGCAGGGAGAGGGCACAGCTGCCTGCTTTAGGTGACACTGCTGGTTGGCTGGCAGCAACTGCTTAGAAACTGCTGCTCTCCTCGGaagcaagaaaagaaagctcCAGTTCAGGAGGGGCAGAGAGATCCGGACTCACGCTCAAAGAGGCAGAACTCAGCAAAAAAGGGTACAGGAGAAACAAAGGGTACAGAAAGGAAAAGGTTCGTGTTTTCAAACGCTGGCACAATGCCTTGAACTTGGTAGGCATTCTAACGTATTCAAGGCCCTACTTTATTTACTGAGTGCTGAATACCTGTTCCATCCATAATTGCAATGTTTGTAAGATGACCGAGCTGCAGAAGGCCTCAGAAGGAAGACTGTGACAGTGACAAGTGAAGATagggagcaggaggaggcagagaggcctGCAAGTCCCCCACCCACCAGGCAGCACGAGATGGCAACAAGGGTCAAGATGACCTGGAGAACAGAGCTCTGCGGCTGCTTGTAAGCCTCTGACCCTTAGTGGGCTTCAGGCTCCATAAAGTGGGGGCCATTTTCTGACCTGTCTTACATTCTCTTGCACAGAGGACACCAAAAATGTCTGGGATCACTGAAGAAGGTCCCTAAACTCAAGGCACCAGAACTCCATGAGAAGCTGCCCTGGTCAGCCACTGCGCGGTCACGTGACCGAGGAAAAGCGATACTCCTGTGTGATGCTCCTGGCGTGGCGTCTTCCTTACCCAGAGCAGACCTGCAGTAAGTACCTCTAAGCACACTGTCTGGCTCAACAGCTGGGATTCAGCTGAACAGGAGGAGTCTGAAGCTGCTGTGTTTCCATTCAGACAGGAAATGAAGGTCTGCCCCTCCATGTAGGAAAAGTCTTGCTCCATGTTAACAAGCTTCTCTCCTTGAAGGCCAACTAAGAGAGGCTGGCACAGTGGCTTGCTAAATAACAGAGCTCCTTTGCTCCAAGTCAATACCAACTCTCAAGCTAGTTTTTTCTAGCAGAGGCACAAGGTGTGCTGGCCTCAATCAGGAGTGCGGGACGGGACACTACACCAACCAGCTCCCTCCGCCCTGGCTCCACTGATGCTGACAATGGTGAtgaggtgaggggcagggaggctgcaCAGGGCTACAGCCCGTTAAGGAAGACTCTCAGGAAGACAGATGAGCATACTAGACGAGAAAGAGGTCACATTCTGGGGCTCTGACACCACCCACTTCATATACCAGACTTCAGCCCAACCCTTCCGAATTTTTCTCAGTACTTCATCTCAGTCCCTACACAGGCACCCTGCAgcctttctttcttctgcatCATCTTCCTCTAAGTGCACGGCTGACACAGACACTACAGCTTTGCAAGCAACTTATTTAACTATCTGGTACCAACAGTGTCATTAATCGAGGCATAAAGCAGTGGAGAACAGAGACTCTGCGGTCAGAAAAAAAGAGACTGGATTCAAGCACTGGCTTGATTATCCGACTACTCAGAGGGTCACTCAGACATTCCTCATTTATAAACAGCAATGAAACCTGCTGTCCTCCCTCACAGAATTACTAAGACcaaaaaatcccataaacaggAAATGCTCTGTGAGCAGGACCTGTAACTGTCAATGGTCATTATTCAAGGATAGCAGGTTTCGCTGAGTCTGCCCACAGATGGGACAAAGTAACCTTACCATGAAGCCCTAAATGCAGGGCCTCCCAGACTTGAGTCTGAGCATTAAATGTAGCAGAGAAAAGTTCCATGGACTAGGGACTgggggggaatcttcctgaatcgAGGCTTCCCTACAAGGACCTCCCcgtttatctttctgttttgaaGATCAGAAGACACTAGTGGCTTACACAGCAGGAGCCTCTAGCCTGTGGGGAGACACAGGCCATGCATCAAACACAGGCTTTGGAGTCTGACCCAAGAGTGAATTCTAGCCTAGTCACTGATTAGTCATGTGACACTGACAAGTGACCAACACTCTCATGCTTAAAAGAAAGATAAGTGAGTCTCCCATATGGAATTATCGAAGAATGAATGGGAACATACATAAAAATACGCAAgatagtgcctggcatatggtaagcactcaacaaatgttaCCTAATATTTCTGATGTTTCTCTGAGTTTATCCAATTTGCCATTTCCAGATCTTTCCACTAGGGGGCAGATAAGCATACAAGAGTACAGTAAAAGATTAATTTTGATTATTCGTTCTAGGTCCCAAGACTCTACAGTTGAAAGAAGTCACAGTCACTGTCTGAAAGACAATCTGAAGACCAGGGACCTCTGGTCATTTCAACCACTCTACCCAGAAATCTTTATCAAGCCACCCTATCTGTACACCTGTCTGTGAGCTGGAGAAACAGGAGCAGAGGCTTGGGGTTAATGAAGGAAACAAatgttcaaaagcaacagtttcTGGGGAACTGGGAGAAGACggcttagaggaaaacaaattttTCCAGTACAAAGCTCCATTTCAAGTACAAAGCTCCAAAATGGCTCAGGTCTCCTGAACCATGTGATGTTACAGAATAACAATCCAGCAAAGTTCTGGGAGGGCAGCCACTAACCACAATTGTGGTTCTAGCCTGTGCAGGACCCACCCAAAGGCAAGATGTCCCTTACTCCAGCCTGCACTAAGGCAAGTCATACTTTTGGTGGGAAAATACATCACACCCTCCTGTACATGTAGAAGAGGACGGGAAGAAGAGAAAACACTGGTGTCTGAAGGGACTGGGATTATGACTCTGTACACACGGCAGCTCAAGCCAGGGGCAGACTGACCAGCCAGGTGAATGACAGCGCTGGGCCAAAAAGCCACATATCCCCTCTCCTGAGCCCTGACCCCATCTCCCCTGCCTTAAGCTGactattccaatataaaatatactaagCTATTaaggctgatgctgggaaagattgagggcagaagaagaagagggcgtcagaggatgagaaggctggatagcatcaccaatacaacgaacatgaacttgggcaaactccaagagatggtgaggggcatccgggaggcctggcgtgctgcagtccatagggtcagaaagagtcggacacgactgggcgactgaacagcagcaaagcTATAAATATCTGTACTCCATGGAGTTTcctaggtagcactagtggtaaagaacctgcctgccaatgcaggacacagagacatgagtttaatccctgggctgggaagatcccctggagaagggcatggcaacccactccagtattcttgcctggagaatcccaaaggacagaggaatctggagggctacagtccatggggtcacaaaaagtcagacatgattaagcaacttagcatgtacacactcCATGCCCACCTCACTAGATACTGAGTTCTGTGTTTTGAGCAACTTTTAAGACCCTCCTTAGGATGGGAGCAGGGGACGGCTGAACAGCAGTCACAGGTTTTGACAGCTGGTGGACTtgggctctggagaaggcaatggcaccccactccagtactcttgcctagaaaatcccaggaggctggtaggctgcagtccatggggtcactaagagtcagttatgactgaacgacttcactttgacttttcactttcatacattggagaaggaagcaacccactccagtattcttgcctggagaatcccagggatgggggagcctggtgggttgccgtctacggggtcacacacagtcagacacaactgaaatgacttagcagcagcagcaaacttgggCTCTGCGCAGCGTCTTAGCTTCTCGTTTCTGAAGCAGACTCTTTATACTCTGTCCCACCTTAACGGTAAATGCTTAATGCTAAGAGCTGTACATCacaaaacaggattttttttttctcctaatacaTTTTGGGAGAGCAAAGAAGCAAGCAAGTGAGCTTAAAAACACCACTGGGTTTTCGTCTCTGCAAAAGTTTAGGTGTAGTTAAGTAGGGTCACAAGACAGTTGAAGGGATTGAAATACACTGTCCCCCaaatggacaggtaagcctgaaACCAGAGAAAAAGGGCACCTCAATTCTTGAATACAGATTTGGGATAGAGGTTTTTGAAGCGGTGACTTGGGGGCTGCTTTGGGGAGAAGGGAGTGGAGTGAAGATCCAACATCAGCAGCTAAGATAAAGCTGCCGATTTGCCTTTCCTCCTAGATGGTTCAGCCCTTGATGGTGCATCTCTGGGTGAAGCTGTCAGCGTGTATTAAGGACCTAGAAGACAGACAGCAAGCTGCATTCCATCATCTTACCACATGCTTCTGCATGCGCTCCCTCTCCAGAGGTGTGCCTGGAGGCCTGCGCCCAGTCACAGAGCATGAGAATGCGGCTCTGGGTGGCCAGAGAGCCCCAGACAACACCCTCACCCGATTGGCACTCAGTGGGAGAAAGAAAggctggggcagagctgggacagCGAGCTTGCCTACTGCGTCAGGCAGCCGCAGAAGGAAGACTGACACCCTCAGCTCTGTTGTTACGGAGTTGCACTCACTGGCCAAATTCTAGATCTGGCCACGCTCTGAGTCTTACTCTCCCTCCGAGAAAGAAAGTCAAGGGGCCAGACTGTTTTTAACTTCTGCAGATAATCTCatggagcagagagagggaaactACAGCCTGAAAGCCAGCACTGGGCTGCTGTGCTTCTGTAGAGGGTGGTGCTGGAGCACAGCCGCACTCATTTGTTTACATACTGCCTACAGCTGCCTGCGCCCCATGAGAGCAGGGCTGAGAACACGCAAGAGAGCATGTGGTATGATCCATTTGACCCTTGTCAGAAAGAGCTTGCCAACCTCTGTCATAAAGGAGTCAGGTAACCTGCTGAGGCTCTTTTTCTGTTTAAGGGTAAGCTGAGATGCCTCGctgattttccctttttgctCTGAAAGGAAACTCTATTCCAAATTTAGGGCCATCTTTACACTCGAAGATGCCATGCATGGTGATAAGCCAGGAATAGAATCTACCTTGCACATTCACATAGTATAGGGATAGAAGGTAGGAATCTGGGAAAATACAAAGTCAGTGCCAGCCAATCTAATACAGGAAGCTAACAGTTCTCCAAAATCCCGTCTTGGGGGAAGAATATTAACAGGAACATgcccagagaggctgagaaagCTAGATAGTTCCATGTCCCTTCTGGAGGCAAGAGTTTGTTTGCTGTGAGCTGCGGGCACTGGCTCAGAAGGCAGACAGCAAGGCCAAGGGGGAACGGTCTGTCTCCGTGGCAGAGGGCACTCAGAGAGCTCCAAACAACACAAGAGTGCAAACAGTTTGTTCCAGGGTTACAGTAAGTAATCTGGACTGtgtgttttcattccattcctccCAGGGTTCAAACTGAAACACTTCCTTGAAgggtaatatatacatatatgatatatgtaaCACTGGGCTGTAAAACTCCATACAATCCTACTGCTCAACAGACATCTATCAGCAACAATTAAAATTAAGATGACACACACTGGGGAATCTAGTATTTAAGAGGCTCTCTCTGATTAGAGAAGCGTCTCGCACTGCCGACAAGTTCTGCAGCTGCTTTCTTGCTGTCTGTGCTGAAGAACATCTTGGAGGTACCAAAGTCAGGGTACCCCAAAGTTGTCTCTGGGAGAACCCGGGTagaggggaaaaataaaggaCTGCGTGCTTCCTTGGGATCCAGATTACTTACATTTCTGAAGTCCAGTGTTCATCTGCGTGTGAGAAAGAAGCTGAAAGGACAGGTCACCTGGCCCTGGTAGACAGGCTAGCATGGCAGACCGGCATCAACACAACATGAGGCGGCCACTCACACtggaacaacaaaaaaacaaggtCATGGAGCACAAAGCAACTCACCCCAGGAAGATACCAGGGACATCGGACATCAGCCGCAGAGGCCCAAGTTTAGAGAGATAAGCAATTTAATTAGCAGCATGTAGGACGAAAATATATCCATGTCTTTATCTGTAGAAACAACTTGCTCTCTATTATTGCTATGGCTCAAATATTTCAGTCAGCACAGATGCCTGGATGGggaaaatgaaaactagaaaatgcCAGTCTACACAAACCACTGAAGGTCTTTATGTTCACAAGCTACGGACACACTCACTTTCTTGCATTTCCCATAGGCTGCCTCTCCTCATGGCTTTCGGGTAAGCCCACATGGTAGCCACATAAATGGTATGCTGGCTCTCCTCCGTGCCCCAGCTAAGGCAGGCACAGAAAGGCTAGGGCACAGCCCAACTGAGGTGAAGGAAAAGACGATTTCTCCCTAAAGACAGAACAGCGTTCCTAAAGACAGGTCATCCTCAGGGGGGCCCAGCTCAGTCTATTCAGACCTGGCTGGGGGCCGGGGCAGCCAGACACTTCCAGAAACAGTACAGAATATGAGACACAAAGACACCCCAAGTCCAACTTGTGACCCTGGTAATCtgagctgactttttttttttggccgtaacactcagcttgcaggatcttaagcttgccaaccagggactgaatttgGGCCCTAGGCAGTGAAAGGGCAGAGTCCtgaccattggaccaccagggaattcgcctgaacttacttttaaaaagaaggaataagAGCATCCTAGGAGATGAGACTAACTACTATTAAAGCAAATTCTGTCTGCAAGTTTCTGAGGATTCACCTTCCCATGGCCTTTCACACAGTTAGACCTCCAGAGccacctccccccaaaaaaggaaaaagaaactgcttT encodes:
- the FAM222B gene encoding protein FAM222B isoform X1, whose amino-acid sequence is MLACLPGPGDLSFQLLSHTQMNTGLQKWDTTQKMRTAHYPTPAELDAYAKKVANNPLTIKIFPNSVKVPQRKHVRRTVNGLDTSAQRYSPYPTQAATRAGLLAIVKVPAKSILKDFDGTRARLLPEAIMNPPVAPYATVAPSTLAHPQAQALARQQALQHAQTLAHAPPQALQHPQGIPPPQALSHPQSLQQPQGLGHPQPMAQTQGLVHPQALSHQGLQHPPTPLLHGGRKMPDSDAPPNVTVSTSTIPLSMAATLQHSQPPDLSSIVHQINQFCQTRAGVSTTSVCEGQIANPSPISRSLLINASTRVSTHSVPTPMPSCVVNPMEHTHAASAALPTAGPVNLPAGLSRAPTGYPSDLKPVAWNQHQLAHLQQMCGEAGGTPAPGLTGKHAAGRELAGPGLVGKAPAYPQELCLAQSFHLKPPLEKPTPSPPVNGPAAPLAYPNGHYFQPLWNNILPTPNSDSSGSQDPAVPFHGGQPAGAPLDCAAVAAGAHFRAGTGGGPVASQNSLIQTVDYLSGDFQQACFREQSLAMLTKAHRAPGTRAPDPTDSRSLHIQHPGYR
- the FAM222B gene encoding protein FAM222B isoform X2; the protein is MNPPVAPYATVAPSTLAHPQAQALARQQALQHAQTLAHAPPQALQHPQGIPPPQALSHPQSLQQPQGLGHPQPMAQTQGLVHPQALSHQGLQHPPTPLLHGGRKMPDSDAPPNVTVSTSTIPLSMAATLQHSQPPDLSSIVHQINQFCQTRAGVSTTSVCEGQIANPSPISRSLLINASTRVSTHSVPTPMPSCVVNPMEHTHAASAALPTAGPVNLPAGLSRAPTGYPSDLKPVAWNQHQLAHLQQMCGEAGGTPAPGLTGKHAAGRELAGPGLVGKAPAYPQELCLAQSFHLKPPLEKPTPSPPVNGPAAPLAYPNGHYFQPLWNNILPTPNSDSSGSQDPAVPFHGGQPAGAPLDCAAVAAGAHFRAGTGGGPVASQNSLIQTVDYLSGDFQQACFREQSLAMLTKAHRAPGTRAPDPTDSRSLHIQHPGYR